A genome region from Alphaproteobacteria bacterium includes the following:
- a CDS encoding glyoxalase, with amino-acid sequence MPPFHLAFPVHDLAAARAFYGGLLGCPEGRSSDEWIDFNFFGHQIVAHLVPGTVGERASNAVDGHDVPVPHFGAVLGMAEWEALAERLEAAGVDFAMAPTVRFRGQPGEQATMFFKDPSGNALEIKAMADPENLFAR; translated from the coding sequence ATGCCGCCCTTCCACCTCGCCTTCCCCGTCCACGACCTCGCCGCCGCCCGCGCCTTCTACGGCGGCCTGCTCGGCTGCCCGGAGGGGCGCAGCTCGGACGAATGGATCGACTTCAACTTCTTCGGCCACCAAATCGTCGCCCATCTCGTGCCGGGGACGGTCGGCGAGCGGGCAAGCAATGCGGTCGACGGCCACGACGTGCCGGTGCCGCATTTCGGCGCTGTGCTTGGGATGGCCGAATGGGAGGCGCTGGCGGAGCGGCTCGAAGCGGCGGGCGTCGATTTCGCCATGGCGCCGACGGTGCGCTTCCGCGGTCAGCCGGGAGAACAGGCGACGATGTTCTTCAAGGATCCCAGCGGCAACGCGCTGGAGATCAAGGCGATGGCCGACCCCGAAAACCTGTTCGCCCGCTAG
- a CDS encoding flavin reductase family protein — MNETEPALVEAFKQAMRRVAATVNVISICVDGKPLGITATAVSVVSMDPPSLLVCVNQAASVHPKIENVVHFNVNVLHRDQAEVATIFADRRLEAQRFVRGWDNDCVTPPRLRNAQASILCRRIDHHRFGTHSIFIGVVEEVVMREEVAPLVYLDGKFGGCAD, encoded by the coding sequence ATGAACGAGACCGAGCCCGCCCTTGTCGAGGCGTTCAAGCAGGCGATGCGCCGGGTCGCCGCGACGGTGAACGTCATCTCGATCTGCGTCGATGGCAAGCCGCTGGGAATCACCGCCACCGCGGTCTCGGTCGTTTCGATGGACCCGCCGAGCCTTCTCGTCTGCGTCAACCAGGCGGCCTCGGTCCACCCCAAGATCGAGAACGTGGTTCACTTCAACGTCAACGTCCTGCACCGCGACCAGGCCGAGGTGGCGACGATCTTCGCCGACCGGCGGCTGGAGGCTCAGCGCTTCGTGCGCGGCTGGGACAATGATTGCGTGACTCCGCCGCGGCTCAGGAACGCCCAGGCCTCGATCCTCTGCCGGCGGATCGACCATCACCGCTTCGGCACCCATTCGATCTTCATCGGCGTGGTCGAGGAGGTGGTGATGCGCGAGGAAGTCGCACCACTCGTCTATCTCGACGGCAAGTTCGGCGGTTGCGCGGACTAG